Proteins from one Corticium candelabrum chromosome 4, ooCorCand1.1, whole genome shotgun sequence genomic window:
- the LOC134178600 gene encoding acid sphingomyelinase-like phosphodiesterase 3a, with protein MAKDSAVNSKLIVTDEDAKPIAKPQHSKKLTLYFGLAVAATVGMAVLATVLAVTWVKSLPCTSGTSGITAPAGCAIPKSTFPEDWLKFFHISDVHIDPEYLDNISGHTYCRNYSAEAKLASYLAPYGRPNCDSPKLLIQDAFQTMKKISTSIWEENWPDFIVFTGDMAAHSLGTPTGDVVLGAITIATDELRNTFPNTYVFPCLGNNDIPEDYYIPPHPQGWYTEVMNKWKEFVICEKCYWRFDQPPVKENEFMKTFVTGGYYKAQLTPKLSLLVLNTNYFSAWATVQTELFLETAKGQLEWLRQQLQRAEDYDAKVIISGHIPPGISTYGLSPLWFDNYTKTYLHLTGERYPHVIGGQLFGHIHRDDFRFFFAQPDQPLVEESSAILLTPSISPVYNNNPAFRLVYVDDQTNVFVDYKQWYLNMALSNEHNETHWFHEYTFSESYPSCFGQVINNEKILDITNGVISRREDYTWLQYIWHRQTEFLPDTATFSQNLQYCCMRSITSDILEKCKKEHPFIPG; from the exons ATGGCAAAGGACTCGGCAGTGAATTCGAAGCTGATTGTTACTGATGAAGATGCAAAGCCAATTGCTAAGCCACAGCATAGTAAAAAGCTTACTTTGTACTTTGGCTTGGCAGTGGCTGCTACCGTCGGCATGGCAGTTCTAGCTACAGTCCTAGCTGTCACCTGGGTCAAGAGTCTGCCCTGTACCTCTGGAACGTCCGGTATTACCGCGCCTGCAGGTTGTGCTATACCCAAGAGTACATTCCCGGAAGACTGGCTCAAGTTCTTTCATATTTCTGATGTTCACATTGACCCCGAATACCTTGACAATATTTCAGGTCATACCTATTGTAGGAATTATTCTGCTGAAGCTAAACTTGCTTCTTACCTTGCTCCTTATGGTCGACCAAACTGTGATTCTCCGAAACTTCTGATTCAGGATGCTTTCCAGACAATGAAAAAAATCAGCACTAGCATATGGGAGGAGAATTGGCCTGACTTCATTGTTTTCACAGGTGACATGGCTGCCCACTCCCTTGGCACTCCCACAGGGGATGTAGTTCTTGGAGCTATTACCATAGCTACAGATGAGCTTCGAAACACATTTCCAAACACTTATGTTTTCCCCTGTCTGGGCAATAATGATATACCAGAAGATTACTACATTCCTCCTCATCCACAAGGATGGTACACTGAAGTAATGAACAAGTGGAAAGAATTTGTTATTTGTGAAAAATGCTACTGGCGATTTGATCAGCCGCCTGTGAAAGAAAATGAATTTATGAAAACGTTTGTTACTGGTGGTTATTATAAAGCACAGCTAACTCCTAAACTTAGTTTGCTTGTGTTAAACACCAATTATTTCAGTGCCTGGGCAACTGTTCAAACAGAACTGTTTTTGGAGACTGCAAAAGGTCAACTGGAATGGTTGAGACAGCAGCTTCAGAGAGCTGAAGACTATGATGCAAAAGTGATTATTTCAGGTCACATACCACCTGGCATCTCTACCTATGGTCTGTCACCTCTTTGGTTTGACAACTATACTAAAACATATTTGCACTTGACTGGAGAAAGATATCCTCATGTTATTGGAG GACAGCTGTTCGGCCACATACATCGGGATGACTTCAGATTTTTCTTTGCTCAACCTGATCAGCCATTGGTGGAGGAGTCGTCGGCAATCCTCCTAACTCCATCTATTTCTCCAGTCTACAACAATAATCCAGCATTCCGTCTGGTTTACGTTGATGACCAAACCAACGTATTTGTAGATTACAAGCAATGGTACTTAAACATGGCTCTGTCAAATG AGCACAACGAAACTCACTGGTTCCATGAGTACACATTCTCTGAATCATATCCATCATGCTTTGGACAAGTGATTAATAATGAGAAGATCCTTGACATCACTAATGGTGTTATCTCCAGGAGAGAGGACTACACGTGGCTGCAGTATATCTGGCATCGTCAAACCGAGTTTCTCCCAGACACAGCAACATTCTCACAGAATTTACAATATTGTTGTATGCGCAGTATAACCTCAGACATCCTTGAGAAGTGCAAGAAAGAACATCCGTTTATACCTGGATAA